Genomic window (Tolypothrix sp. NIES-4075):
GAATATCTAATTATTGTCACAAAAACTATCGGAAGTAAGCCGTCAACATCTCCGTTTCTACCAACTTCAAAGCCTCTGGTAAAAAAAGTTAAACCTATAATTACAAAAACCTGTTCAGCTAGTTCTAAATGTTTTCTTTTCCTCATAACTAATTAATAATTTATCAAAGATTAGCTAAAATTTAAATTAATAAATTTCTGGAATACTTAATGTTAAATATTGTTTAATTAAGTCGCTTCGGTGTGTAAAAACAACTTGTTCGTCGAACTGCTGACCAGATAATGCAGCCTGATAAATTAACTCAATCAATTTTGCTCTGTCTAAATTGAGTTGAACTATCAAATCAGCTAGCTTTTGCCAATCATTCATCGGCACAAATGCACCACCACCGTATTCTGATACAAGTCCTTCTGGGTAGAGACTGCTGTAACCGACTATCGGACAACCGCAAACTAAAGACTCAACTAAACATCGAGGTGATTCTGGGGTTTTGTGGCAAAACAGAAAGATATGATGTTTTTTTATCGTCTCTAAAAGTTTGTTTTGGTTCCCAACAAATCCAGCGAAATGGACTTGCTCGGCAATACCCAATTTATCGGCGAGAGATTTCATTTCCAAAAGCAATGGTCCGTCACCAAGCCAAGTGGCTTGGATGTTAATGCCAACTTGTACCAGACGATGTACCACTCTTAACCAGTCGAGGGGTCCTTTCATTTCGGCAGCTCGTCCTGCGTAGCAAATCAACAAAGGTTCATTTTGTAATAGTGAATTTATCTTGAGGTTAAGGCTGGAAGTATCAATAAGATCGGATTTTTTTGTATGAATGTCGTAAACACAATGAGGATTTTTGCAAAAAGGTGAATATGCCGAATAGCAGTCCTCTCCTTGAAAAAGTCCTAGGTGGGAACGACTAACTAAGTATTGCTGATAGGGTTTGAGAAACAAAAGACTGAAAAAATCTCGGAGGTGTCGCTTAAGTGATGTTTTGTTATTTTTGTTGAATGTTCTTAGGATGACTTCGTATTCAACGCGATCTGCCCAGATAGAATAAGGTCGTTTGAGTTTGATGGCTTCCAGACAAGCGATCGCTCCCCAATCTCCAATAATTTCGCAAATGGCAAAACAAAGATATTCACACTCTTGGATCTTTGCAGTCAGTAGTTGAGATATGCTCTTGAAAGTTTGAATGAAGTCTGGCAATTTGTAAGCATAAGGCAGGGGAACTAATTCTAGTCGATCTGCACAAGGCAAATCGGCGATCGCTTTCCATGTCGTTGAAGTCTGAGTTTTTTCGCTTATGTGTTCTGGCATCAAAGGACAAGCCATAACAACGCGATCAAAATTTTCTGCCCAGCGAATTAAACCGTCGCAGGTTTGCTCATCAAATCCCAACCGTCCTTCTACTTTCACAAACGGAACAGGCATTACTAATAAAATTTTCTTTTCGATTGCAGAAGTTTTATTGTTAGGCTCTACTCTAAGTTTTTCAATCATGACTGCCAGTTCATCTTTACTAAAATCTGATTTCGCTAGATTGAAATATTTGTAATTAGCGACTTTAATTTTCTGTTAGTTTTTAAATTTGACACACTGCAATGTTGATAAATCTCTAGAATGCGGTCGATTTTGCGTTCCCAGTCAAAATGCTGACGCACGCGCTCTTGTCCAGCACGACCCATTTGCGATCGCCATTCTGGATAATGTACAAGTTTTAGCATGGCATCTGTAAATCCATTAACTAATGCTTCTCTGGAAGTCGGTTCAATTAAAATCCCACACGTTGTATCCAAATAATCCGCTGGACCACCCCATTTAGTTGCAATCACTGGTAATCCCATTGCCATTGCTTCTAAAACCACCGCCCCGCCACACTCCAACAAACTAGGCAAAACTAGTGCCGAAGCATGTTCTAGTCTCATAGCGCACTCTTTCTGAGACAGCCAGCTAAAAAATTTAACTCGCTCTCCCAAACCTAAATTCACAGCTTGAGCTTCCAATTCTTGCCGCAAATTCCCATCGCCGATAATTTCCAAACAAGCATTCGTTTCAGCAGCTACTTTTTGAAAGGCTTCTATCAGTAAGTCTACGGCTTTCATTTCTACTAGCCGACCGATAAACACAAACTTCGCAGCCTCTGATGGTATCTTTTCGGCGGCGAGAAGTTGCCACACGGAGAAATCCACGCCGTTTTCTACCAATTCGATAACAGTGCCATTTACGCCTGAAGGTAATGCTTGTTTTGTGCGTTCATTGGCAACTAGCAAAGTCTGTGCCTGAAGTTTACCGGGCATCACACGATTCCAGATATCTGCCAGTTGTTGCCCCAGTGAAATCATTAATTTGGCGCTTCGGCTCTCGCGGTCACGAAAGGCGGGGGGGTATTCTATATTACCATTCATCGGACCGATGACAACCGGTGCGCCGACACCGTACATCAGCGAAGGAAATTTAGGGGAAACCGGTATCGGTTCATGCACTACATCTATGTTGTGTTGTAGCACCAGTTTCCGAACTATCGAGCGTTGGATGTTTTGCGTATACAAATGACTGATTAACCCTGTTGTCATAAATGCTACCCGTGATGGCAAAAACTGCCCGAAACGCCAAAGAAACTTATGTATCCAAGTATCGTTGACAAAGTACATGCGATCGCATTCTTTTGGCAAAAGTGATTGTAGTTCAGCTTGGGTGCGACCGTGAACTACTAACCACGCTTCGATGTTGCGATCGCGTAGTAACCTGAAGTAGTGTAGCGGCAGAAACGCCTCACCACCAAATTGACTGGAAGCGTGTTCAGCAACAATCACAACTCGCATCTTGAGGTTCCTTGTAAAACAGTAGGTGCAATCGAGTAGTTAATCAGCTTTGCGTAAAAGCGCATTTTTAAACGCAAAGGTACGCTGAGGTACGCGCTGAGGTACGCAAAGTTTTTCCCGGAGATAAATGTGCTATTTAATAATTACACTTTTTTTTGCATAACTACAATAAAATCTGTAAGTTCAGCATCAACCTTGCCAAAAGTCAATGCTTTGACAACTGGTGACATCATTTTCCATCCTTTATCAATCAGCCAATGACGCGATCGCAGTTTTTTCTGTCTGGGATTTTCATAAACATGCAAGCGTTCTATTAACAAATCATTTTCCGCTGCAAATTGCCTGATAGCTTCTGGTGAAATCGAAAACCGCAAATATGTTTTAAAAGGTAAACGGTCATCAACTCCCGCTAACTTTTCTCCAAAAATATATCTATAAAACCAAACATGAAAAGCATGGGGTGTAAACTTTGTAACCAATCCTTTCAATGACATGACATTGGGAATTGCTACAATCATAATACCATCTTTCTTCAATGCTTTACGGCAATTAGCAAGGACTTTTTGCGGTTCGGAAAGATGTTCTAAAATCCACCAACAAACAATCAAATCAAACTCAGATTCTGGTAAATCATAAGTCTCTACATCCGCCAATATTTTTTCATTGAGAATCTCATTTCTATCAAGTTGCTTTTGTGAGATATCAAGCCCAACTATATAAGAATTTGCTGGTATTTCAATATGAGAACAAGAACCACAGCCAATTTCCAGCACCTTAAAAGGTTGACGCTGCCAAATTAACTTCTCAACAACTGACTGCAACTTCGGGTCTTCTTCGAGTACTACCATGTCAAATTATCCTTAAATTCTAATGCAAAATTGCTCTTATTCTTTGCGTCTGGAGCGCCTATAAGTGAGAAAATTCTTTATCCAACAGGTTTATTAATTTCCCGCTCAGTACGCACCCAACTACTTTGAGGTTGAACCAAAAACTTCAGATAAAGCGGAATCTTCCAAAAAATGTAAAAAGGAATAGTTAATAATTCTCCCAAAGGCAAATCTTGCCTACCAAACTTCACCCAAGCTGTCAAAATCGCTGTTAGCAGAAACAAACCTGCTGTAGCTAACAAAATCGCTGGCATCCACAAAGCCGCCAAGACTCCAAACAGCAGTGAACTCGTCATCAACGCAAACCAAATAACCACGAGTAAAGATAAAGGTGGCAGGCACATATCTAAAGCGCTGATCAACAAATCTAATCTTTGTTGATGTATTGCTGCTTTAAATAGCAAGGGTACATAACTTAGTAAAGTTTGTAAATGACCGTGATCCCAACGAGTTCTTTGACTGGTAATAGCATTTTTCTGCTGGGGAAAATTGCCGCTTACATTTGCTTCTGGGCAGAGAATTGGTGGGTGTCCAGCTATGGTTAAATCCAAGCTCAGTTTCATATCTTCAACGATGTAACCAGTAGCTAAATCAACCGAACGAATGACAGACCAAGGAAAAGCCATTCCTGTACCAGTTAATAAGCAAGGTAGTTTCAATTGAGTTAATCCACGCGGACGAACTAAATTTTTCACCTTGAAAGCAAATACTGAGATTGATTCTTTAGGGCTAGAATTAGTGGGTTTTGCCATCAAATAGGTAGCTTGCACCGGTTTTTTTGTTATGATCGCGCTCTGAGTTAAAGATGCGATCGCACCTTGATGAACTCTACAGTCAGCATCAACAAAGACAACTACATCGGGTGGATCGCTAGAAAGAAACCGCAAGCCATAATCGATCGCGTATCCCTTACCGCGCAGCATCAAATCCTGACGCTCGATGACTGTAGCACCCGCAGCAGATGCAATTTCTGCCGTGCGATCGCTGCAATTGTCAGCAATTACTATTAACCGATGTTCGTTTTTTAACTGTGATTTAATGTCTAGTATTGTGGAACCAATGACCAATTCTTCATTATGTGCTGGAACTAACACCGCAACTTTAGGATTTTGACTTCCATTCGCAACACAAGCAAGTGGAAACAAAGCTGCGATACATTCCCCCAGCAAAACTAAGCTGAGAATTACCAACCCTAATGCACTAACTAACAAAACAACATCAAAGAATAAAACCGCAAATTGGTTAATTGACATTTGTTTAACTCTAAATTAATTACTTAATCAATGTCATTCATAATTAATAATTAATAATTCTTAATTTTAATCAGTGTCAGCTTTAATTCTCCACTTCAAAAGTTGATCGCGCTTGGAAAAAAATCGTGTTTAGCTTTACCCATTTTTTTAATTATCAATTATGAATTATGAATTAATAAATATTTAGTCAAGCTGTTTATAGCTGACTGACTTCACCGATATCAAATTTGTGATGATTGTCAGAATTAATAATTTTTGCCGGAATACCAACTGCTGTTGCTCTTGCCGGAACATTACTTAAAACTACAGCATTCGCACCAATATTTACATCATCTCCAACAGTGATATCACCAAAAATTTTTGCACCAGCACCAACATTGACACGTTTACCTAACTTTGGTGCATCAAACGGACGATTTAAATAACGATTACCTAAAGTAACGCCTTGGCGAATAATACTTTCATCGCCAATTGAAGCGTATCCATGAATTACAATTCCTCCTTGGTGTTCAATAATTACGCGACGACCAAGTTGGACAGTAAACGGTAACTCAATTCCATAGGTATTGCGAACTTTCCGAAATAACATTTTATATAAAATGCTGAAGGGTGCCCGCACAAATTTGGATTTAATTTTCATTGTCCAAACACCAAAACGGTGAACTGCTACTGCACGAAATCCTGGTTTAGTCCAATCTCGTCCATGAGCAATCCAGTCTTCTTTCACAAGCTGCCAAAGACTTAAAGTAAAAAGTTCCGCCTCGGTTGCAGTTGCTCTCCCAAAGGGTAATGCACTCATGGCTCTTGTTCCTAGTTCAGTTTTTTATGAATAAGCTCGCGAGTTTTTTCAACTTCTGACTAATTAAGGTATCGACGCAGTATCTACTTTTTCCACACTGTTTTCTGAGCGATAGCTATTGTAGTAAAAATAGTTATCAGGCTCGTGTTTCACATTAACCGCATTGGCAACAATTCCTAAGATATTAGCTTCAGAACGTGCCAGTAAAGATTTAGCAGCAGTAGCAGTATTTGAATCAACAACGCCCGGTCTAACGACAATTAAAACTCCGTCTACCATGTTGCCTAAAACTGCTGCATCGGCAGTTCCCACAAGGGGCGGAGTGTCAAAAATTACGTAATCGTAACTTTGAGATAACATGTCTATAAAAGATGTCATGCGTTCTGAATCAATTAACGCTAAAGGATTGGGAGGCATGACTCCAGCAGTTAGTACAGATAAATTACTTGTTATTCTTTGTACTGATTTAGAAAAATCATTTTCTCCTACCATGACATTACTTAAACCGACTGAGTTTATTAAACCCCAGAGATGATGTTGGGAGGGCTGACGCATATCTGCATCAACTAACAAAACTCGTCGTCCAGCTAAAGACATTACCGCAGCTAAATTAGCAGCAACTTCTGTTTTTCCCTCCCCAGAAATAGAACTCGTGACTACAATTGCAGAAACTTTTCTATCTAAGCTAATAAATTTCAGATTTGCTTGCAGCATTTGGTATGCTTCGTGAATTACAGTACGCGGAGAAGTCGCCACAATAATTCGCTCTGAAACTTTTTCTAAGCTTCTATCCAGAAAAGTAGATGTATTCTTTTCATATTTGGGAATTAGCCCTAACAATGTATAGCCAAAAAGCGCTTCAGCTTCTTTAGTTGTCTTCAATCTTCTATCAATTAAGTCAACAAAAAAGGCAGATGCTACACCCAAAAGTAAACCCACAAATCCGCTACCTAATGTGATGACCAATTTCTTTTTTTTAACTGATGGGCTAAAAGCAACTTTCGCATATTCGACTACTTTAGCATTGCCAACAGTTTGATTTTTGGCTACTTCAATTTCCAGTTGTCTTGTCAAAAGGTTTTCGTAACTTTTTTGGGCTATTGATAATCTTCGTTCTAAATCTCCTTCCTGTTTTTCTAAATTTGGCATCACCTGGGCTCTTCTTTTATAAGAAGCTATAACCGCAGATAAAGCTTCTACTTTTTTTTCTAAACCTAAGCGTTGTGACTGTAATCTGACAAAATCTGATGTTAAGTTTTGCTTGATTTCCCCCATTTGCAATTTTCCAGGGGCAATCGCAGCTTTATATCCTAAAGATTGAGATATTTGCTGTTGCAATAAAGAATTTATATTTGCTTTTTGGCTTTCGAGATCGACGATGGCTGGATGTCTTTCTGTGTAACGAGCTTTCAAAGCTGCTAGTTGAGTTTCTACTTTTTGCAGTTCAGCTAAAAGTCCTTGCACCCTAGGTACTTGACTTAATGAAGTAATATCCACCGCTCGATCTACACGTAAATTCATTTGACGGCGTATTTGTATTTCCTGAGCTCTTGCATCCGCTAATTCCGAACGAGCTTTGGCTAATTCAATCTCGACATCACTGATATTTTTCACTGATGCTTTTGTTTCTTCTGCAAGTTCGAGAATTTGATTTTTTAGCTTAAATTTTCGCAAAGCTTCTGCTGCTTTCTCTAATTGTGCTTTAGCCCGTGGCAATTCTTTTTCAATGAATGCACCGGCGGAGATAGCTTGAGTTCGGTTACTAAGAATGTTATTGGCAATGTAAGATTTCATCACCTGATCGACTATTGCTTTAGCCGATTCCGGATTATCAGATGTGTAAGAAACTTTGAGGACATCAGTACCGACAACTGCTTCTGTCTTGATAGAAATTGCATCTGGACTCAAAGGATTGCCCTTTTTATCTTTTAGTTTGAGGGTTTCGATCGCGTCTTGCATGACCGGTTCAGACTGCATTACTATCGCTTGGGTGTCTAAAGGATTAGCCTCAGGTTTGATGGATTCAAGATGCCCTATTTTTTCGCCTACTCCCGTTAGTGATGACGTTTGGTTGGATTGGAAAAGAAGTTTTCCACTTGCTTCGTAAACGGGTGGTTGGATAACGAAATTAATTCCACCAAGAGTGGCAAAAACTGCAAACACTCCTGAAGCTATCAGCCAGCGACGTTTGAGAACTAGCAAGTATTTTTGAACATCTATTTCTTCCGGATAGTTTTTTGTATCCATACAAATATATAACTTCTATATGAACGTGTAGTTGGAGTATCAATTAAATTGGAATGTGAATACTTTGAGTAAAAAGTTGGATCAACTTTTGGTGCAAACTAAAAGTTTTTACATTTTTTACTCTTTATAACCAGGTTACTACCTTTATGTCTCTTAACTGCTGACCAAGGATTTTCATAAAGCTGAAATCTTTGTTTCACAATTAACCACAAAAATGGAATAGCATCCAACAGATACCTCTTCCAGAGTCGCCGAGGTTCGCTTAACAGCCGATAAAGCCACTCTAGACCAACTTCACTCATCCATTTTGGCGATCGCTTGATATTACCTGCCTCAAAACCGATGGTTGCACCAATCGCCAAAAATACCTTCACATTATTCAATTGCTTTCTATACCTAGCAATCCACATTTCTTGTTTGGGTGCGCCTACACCAATTGCTAAAACTGTAGCATCTGAAGAGTTAATGAGATTAACAATCTCTTGACACTCTTCTTCATTTTTCTCAAATCCAAAGGACGGCGAGTGCGCCGCAACTATAATATCTCTACCAACCTTTGCATTAATTTTTTGTTGAGCTATCTTAACTACATCTGCCTCCGCGCCCAGCAAAAAGATTTTGATTTTGTCATCTTGCTGGTAATAATTGTAAAACGCTGGAAACAAATCTGAACCCGAAATTTTCTCCTGTATAGGTGTTCTCAAAAAACTCGATATATACATCAAAACTTTACTATCGCAAACTCTATAATCTGCCTCTTGGTAAACAAGATAAAAGTCTTGATTTCTCTGCAATTTCATCACATGATCTACGTTAGGAGTAAACACAACACCACCGACTCGCAGATTTTCTAGCAATTCGACCATTGTGATGTTGTTGATGGTCACATTTAGTAAGTTAACCTGTCTCATCATCACCGTTAAAACAACTAAGCCTATCGGACAAAACAGTTTTTAGTGACTAACCAAGCAAGTTGTTTTAACTAGGTAAATCAAAAAAAAACATGATGCACCGATGATTGCAAAGTATAGATTTTCCAGATTGCAATTTAAACAATGACTGAAAAAAATCTATTTCACCGAAAGTAATTTTCAATTGTTTAGTTGCTTGGTTATTTACTGTAAATATGTACATTTTCTATTCTTAAAAATAAATATACCTTTTTCTGTGTATATTTAAAAGAGATAATATAAAGTTAATATGTAGAGTGTATAAAATTTATTAAAGAAATTGTAAAGATTTCCGAAAAAGCTCGGATTTTTGGAAAAAACTTTGAAGTTATATAGTTAAACTCAATCAAGCAAATATTTTGCAGTGTCTGGGTTTCGGCATTTCGAGAGTAGGGTTATTTACTCAAAAATTTGATTGCGGTATTTACGTATCCGTAAATACCGCATACTCTTGACAAAAGCAAAAATGTAGGGGAATAAAAACGAATATTAAGCCAAAAAACATCTGACTTAGGGGTGAATTTCTAAGGGAGTGGGTAATGGAAAATGGAAAATGGGTAGTGGAAAGCGGGTAATGGAAAATGTACTTTCTCATCTCAACTACCAACTACCAATTCCCAATTCCCAATGCCCAATTCCCAATTCCCCATTCCCCATTTTCCATTTCCACCGAAAAAGAGAAAGTGCTTTTAGTAGGAAGAGGTTTTTAACGATCGCTTTTAAACCACTCGACAATACCTTGAGCGATCGATGAAGCTTCTTTCTTCT
Coding sequences:
- a CDS encoding GumC family protein, coding for MDTKNYPEEIDVQKYLLVLKRRWLIASGVFAVFATLGGINFVIQPPVYEASGKLLFQSNQTSSLTGVGEKIGHLESIKPEANPLDTQAIVMQSEPVMQDAIETLKLKDKKGNPLSPDAISIKTEAVVGTDVLKVSYTSDNPESAKAIVDQVMKSYIANNILSNRTQAISAGAFIEKELPRAKAQLEKAAEALRKFKLKNQILELAEETKASVKNISDVEIELAKARSELADARAQEIQIRRQMNLRVDRAVDITSLSQVPRVQGLLAELQKVETQLAALKARYTERHPAIVDLESQKANINSLLQQQISQSLGYKAAIAPGKLQMGEIKQNLTSDFVRLQSQRLGLEKKVEALSAVIASYKRRAQVMPNLEKQEGDLERRLSIAQKSYENLLTRQLEIEVAKNQTVGNAKVVEYAKVAFSPSVKKKKLVITLGSGFVGLLLGVASAFFVDLIDRRLKTTKEAEALFGYTLLGLIPKYEKNTSTFLDRSLEKVSERIIVATSPRTVIHEAYQMLQANLKFISLDRKVSAIVVTSSISGEGKTEVAANLAAVMSLAGRRVLLVDADMRQPSQHHLWGLINSVGLSNVMVGENDFSKSVQRITSNLSVLTAGVMPPNPLALIDSERMTSFIDMLSQSYDYVIFDTPPLVGTADAAVLGNMVDGVLIVVRPGVVDSNTATAAKSLLARSEANILGIVANAVNVKHEPDNYFYYNSYRSENSVEKVDTASIP
- a CDS encoding glycosyltransferase family 4 protein — its product is MRVVIVAEHASSQFGGEAFLPLHYFRLLRDRNIEAWLVVHGRTQAELQSLLPKECDRMYFVNDTWIHKFLWRFGQFLPSRVAFMTTGLISHLYTQNIQRSIVRKLVLQHNIDVVHEPIPVSPKFPSLMYGVGAPVVIGPMNGNIEYPPAFRDRESRSAKLMISLGQQLADIWNRVMPGKLQAQTLLVANERTKQALPSGVNGTVIELVENGVDFSVWQLLAAEKIPSEAAKFVFIGRLVEMKAVDLLIEAFQKVAAETNACLEIIGDGNLRQELEAQAVNLGLGERVKFFSWLSQKECAMRLEHASALVLPSLLECGGAVVLEAMAMGLPVIATKWGGPADYLDTTCGILIEPTSREALVNGFTDAMLKLVHYPEWRSQMGRAGQERVRQHFDWERKIDRILEIYQHCSVSNLKTNRKLKSLITNISI
- a CDS encoding serine O-acetyltransferase: MSALPFGRATATEAELFTLSLWQLVKEDWIAHGRDWTKPGFRAVAVHRFGVWTMKIKSKFVRAPFSILYKMLFRKVRNTYGIELPFTVQLGRRVIIEHQGGIVIHGYASIGDESIIRQGVTLGNRYLNRPFDAPKLGKRVNVGAGAKIFGDITVGDDVNIGANAVVLSNVPARATAVGIPAKIINSDNHHKFDIGEVSQL
- a CDS encoding WecB/TagA/CpsF family glycosyltransferase, which gives rise to MRQVNLLNVTINNITMVELLENLRVGGVVFTPNVDHVMKLQRNQDFYLVYQEADYRVCDSKVLMYISSFLRTPIQEKISGSDLFPAFYNYYQQDDKIKIFLLGAEADVVKIAQQKINAKVGRDIIVAAHSPSFGFEKNEEECQEIVNLINSSDATVLAIGVGAPKQEMWIARYRKQLNNVKVFLAIGATIGFEAGNIKRSPKWMSEVGLEWLYRLLSEPRRLWKRYLLDAIPFLWLIVKQRFQLYENPWSAVKRHKGSNLVIKSKKCKNF
- a CDS encoding glycosyltransferase family 2 protein; the protein is MSINQFAVLFFDVVLLVSALGLVILSLVLLGECIAALFPLACVANGSQNPKVAVLVPAHNEELVIGSTILDIKSQLKNEHRLIVIADNCSDRTAEIASAAGATVIERQDLMLRGKGYAIDYGLRFLSSDPPDVVVFVDADCRVHQGAIASLTQSAIITKKPVQATYLMAKPTNSSPKESISVFAFKVKNLVRPRGLTQLKLPCLLTGTGMAFPWSVIRSVDLATGYIVEDMKLSLDLTIAGHPPILCPEANVSGNFPQQKNAITSQRTRWDHGHLQTLLSYVPLLFKAAIHQQRLDLLISALDMCLPPLSLLVVIWFALMTSSLLFGVLAALWMPAILLATAGLFLLTAILTAWVKFGRQDLPLGELLTIPFYIFWKIPLYLKFLVQPQSSWVRTEREINKPVG
- a CDS encoding glycosyltransferase, whose product is MIEKLRVEPNNKTSAIEKKILLVMPVPFVKVEGRLGFDEQTCDGLIRWAENFDRVVMACPLMPEHISEKTQTSTTWKAIADLPCADRLELVPLPYAYKLPDFIQTFKSISQLLTAKIQECEYLCFAICEIIGDWGAIACLEAIKLKRPYSIWADRVEYEVILRTFNKNNKTSLKRHLRDFFSLLFLKPYQQYLVSRSHLGLFQGEDCYSAYSPFCKNPHCVYDIHTKKSDLIDTSSLNLKINSLLQNEPLLICYAGRAAEMKGPLDWLRVVHRLVQVGINIQATWLGDGPLLLEMKSLADKLGIAEQVHFAGFVGNQNKLLETIKKHHIFLFCHKTPESPRCLVESLVCGCPIVGYSSLYPEGLVSEYGGGAFVPMNDWQKLADLIVQLNLDRAKLIELIYQAALSGQQFDEQVVFTHRSDLIKQYLTLSIPEIY
- a CDS encoding class I SAM-dependent methyltransferase, translated to MVVLEEDPKLQSVVEKLIWQRQPFKVLEIGCGSCSHIEIPANSYIVGLDISQKQLDRNEILNEKILADVETYDLPESEFDLIVCWWILEHLSEPQKVLANCRKALKKDGIMIVAIPNVMSLKGLVTKFTPHAFHVWFYRYIFGEKLAGVDDRLPFKTYLRFSISPEAIRQFAAENDLLIERLHVYENPRQKKLRSRHWLIDKGWKMMSPVVKALTFGKVDAELTDFIVVMQKKV